Within Xiphias gladius isolate SHS-SW01 ecotype Sanya breed wild chromosome 5, ASM1685928v1, whole genome shotgun sequence, the genomic segment caatgcaCTTTAAAATCCCAGCAGAAAGCCCACACTGCAGCTGATTGGGAggtttttacagaaacaaatgtgGCATCGGAAGAAGAAAATCGACACTCTATGCAGGACAAAATCCCAGATGGCATCTCACTAACAGCCGAGGCAGTCTTCCCTGAAAAGGATTCCCATACTGAgacaaccacaaaaaaagagaacattACAGTAAACACTTTTGACAAGGCTGTAACCAAGACATCAGGGGagttttctcaaaataatgaaGTGTTGTCAGTGCCAAACACTCAGCTGGACGCAGCAGCTTGTCGGGTGTTTTCCATCTCTGTGGTCAGTCAGGAGATCAACAAAGAAGGTCCGAGCTGGTAAGTCACATGATAAGACAAACTGTTAAtggaaaattgaaaagaaagatctaaaaaaaataaaagacgtAGGAGCAGGAATAGGTTGAATTAAAGTATCTGTAGTCAGGACTGGCAAATTCCTATTGCAttgttctatttttaaatttcttgtgAATTATTACTAAATTAACGATATACAGCCAGTTGCTTTTATCTGATTTGATTGATTCTTCGGTTTGGCtataaaatgcaagaaaatagtttttaaaaaaatgcttgtaataCTTTCCCACAGACCATAgtcacatctttaaatgtcttgttttttctgacctgcagtccaaaactcaaagctAGTCAGTTTACTACTATCTGACAAAGAAATTCATCAAATCTTCATACTTGAGAAGTAacaatcagcaaatattttacatttttgcttaaaaaatatcttaaacAGTATTTGATGATCAAAATagctactgattatttttttgttgatcagtTAATCGATTAAccgactaattgttgcagctctagtcaAGACCTTCCCAAGCAGTTGCAAGATGattaaaaggacagaaaagcagaaaagaattACTACACaaaaacaggtttattttttcCGACTTTCCCTTGGTGTTTACTTCCATGTATTGAATCTtcttaaaataattcaaataaaacagtcagAGAAGGGATAGTTACTTTTTCGTTGAACTGGTTGTCATCTATCAACATTTTGCAAACTGTGATGAAGTTCATATTGCTTCACTCTAAaaggtcacaagccaaaaacaaCAGGAACCACTCAACTATAAAACACTGTCAAGTGATTTTTCATACTTCAAAAGAAATCATAGATTATTTATATAGtggaaaaaatgtcttgtggctatacagtatttttaccaGATGTCTGAGTCAGGTTggccaacatacagtatatcataggcccatgttgctgttttttgttttgtttatctcaGTTTGCTGTACCAAGGTGACCATCTTTGTAAACATTATCCCATTTATATTTATGGTTTTATTAGTCCATCGAGGGCAGTGCTGCAAAATCAGCAAAGCATGACTACTTTATGGCAGTACTGCATTTACAGGAGTTTAACTAACTTGATTTGTCTAGTATATAATACATTagggcaaaaacagaaaatcccaTCTGATTAGTTTTATAAATTGTTTATCCgttgaatttccagaaaatgtactgtcacaatacatatatatcaatatgttgatacaaaaaagaaatctctaatgaacttttttttgctACTTCTACCTTTTTGCACTCAGTGGAATACATACATTTCTATGTTTGTCCATTATGCTTTGTCCAGTGCTGTGACAGAGGATTCAGACAATGGGAGTTCTTCATGGTGCAAGCAGGCTGGTCCCGAAGACATAAGAAGCCATGATGTCTCCGAGTCTTCAGGAGTCAACCGCATTGGTGAGGAGCGAGACTCCACCAACTCTATCAGGGAGCCAGAAACCACAGCTCCGCCAGACGCCAGCAAAAGGTCAGTGGGTTCAGAGTTTGTGATATCAAAACAAGACACATGTTTACATAGTGTCTGTGtacttgtgtttttgattgtgTCATTGTCACCACTAGGGGGCGTAGGGACACTACAGCTTGTGGTATTAGTAAAGTCACTGTCAGACGTCCTCCTTTCTGTTTTGCATTGCATACCTCTATTCTTCTGGTCTTCATatcttcttattttctttttcctacaATATTTGTAcaatttaatgtgtgtttcacaacaaaaatataatttaagtGGCACATTTAGTGTAACTGTTATAAAATGAGTTTATATTAGGATAGTAAACTTTTGATTGTATATAAAGCAGGAAAAGTAACATAATGTGATACTTTCCAGCTCAAATTCCAGTCAGAATGCAAAACCAGATTCTCAGTGTTCCGCTACAAGCTCGAAGGAGGTGACTTCCTCAGAGAACATCGAACAGGATATTGGGAAGGAAATTATGCTGAAAATGCACGATAAAGATGGAGATGTTCCCAAAGCAAAGGAGGATGATGTGAtgaaagaggaggcagagaatgCGCTCACAGAGACCAACACTCAGGATGCTGAGATTCAGGAGGTAACTGGAAAAGAGGAGCAGCTGGCAGGCAGCACAGCCACTGATGTCAATGTCGAAGTGGTAACTGTCACGGAGAAGGAAGACTCTGCTGAAGATGACCTGGGGAACAGGTTtgtaaagattatttttggtTGTATTATAGTCTGGAATTTAATTTCAACATCATCACACATCAGGCATTAGCCATTTTATCTGTTGAAAGATTGAGTCAGAGAGAATGTGATAATCCCTTTAATTCtataaaaattatgtttagAACTGTGTGGTAATGTAGACTGTTAATCTTCAGCTTTGAAagatttcatatttcattccCAGAGacattgttaaaaaaagtgGATCTCTTATTGGTTGTAATTTCTGTGTGGGCAATACTGGTACACCACACAGTAACTACTAAGAATACACAGTTCCCTAGAGAGTGAAAGTGAtaactatactatactatatactataatttactttgaattttaaGGATAAGGATAATgttatatttctctttttgtcatcaagtcccatgaaaagaccaaaaccaaaaatgcagTAGTCTGTCTGTTTGCCTTGAACTCCCTGTCTATGGCTCTCAGACCCAAGCCCAGTGGCTTCCACTAAATCCTTAACATGGGTCACATATGtatagttccttttttttttttttttaatttatgtctcaaagcagctgggcactgtagtatttagcaaacgttactcaaagAGGAGtaaatagtagtagtagtatttgtcagggactattttcagctgcagactAATATACATTTGGTGCTCTGAGTTTTTACAGCACCAGGAATGGTGTATGGGGGATTGACTCAAATTAAGGTGCACGTGTTTATAGTCATTTAAGAGCGTGCCAACCAGTGCAACTCTGCTGTGtctttaataatttttggaAGACAGTTGAgatctatggcacagaggaataagctacaTTCGGCTTTGTCTACACAGGAAATACCTGttattaataagaaaaatataaaatgctgtCAGCCTTCTCCTTTAAGTATTGAGCTAATAGAGTTCAGTCGCACATGTGtttctccccccccccttttagTGAAGAAGACCTGTACAGAGGGGCTGAGGAGCTGCCAGtgtcacaaaataataaaccaGGACAACCGTCGGTGTTTGAAACTACATGTCAGTACCTCCAAATCACACATCTACTTTTGTTTCCTCATGTAGAATGTAGACAgtccttttgttttgtctgtcataTCCTCTTACTCTCTTCTTTCTTACTCAGTTTTAAAGGTAGAGGACAGATGCAGTTTGGCCCCAGCAGTGGATATTCTTTCTTACAGCGAGAGAGAGTGGAAAGGAAATACGGCCAAAAGTGCTCTCATTAGAAAGGTTGGTGCCTCTAGCTCTCGGAAGAAGGGTTTCAGATTAAAGCCAgttgtggttttttgtttttttcacattaatagCTAGTGGACTTCCTTTGGTCACCCCATGTGCTGCTGCAGGGTTATAAAGAGATTTCCCAGAGGTTTGGCAGCTTGAGACGAGTGAGGGGGGACAACTACTGTGCACTCCGAGCCACGCTGTTCCAGGTGCTCTCCAACAGCACCCAGCTGCCTGCgtggctgcaggaggaggacaTTACTATGGTAAATGCTCACTTTTAAGAGATTGTATCAGTTGACCCTTGgttaatgctgcattcacgcATTGTTGGCAGAATGaggagaacaagaaaaacactcCCTGTTCCAACTTGGCAGTGTTCATGGATTTTTCAAAGGTGGTTAGACCTAGTGCTAACCTTGTAGTCACACCAAATAAACAGCCTTaaattagcttctttttttgtgaaacgtACTTGTAGCAGTTCGTTACCGAGCGAAAAACAGTCTATAGCTTctataaaatgagctgaataaactgtgttattgttaaaactttttttattttttattttggtgtaaaGGACATCACAATATAAACTCTTTAAACAACAGCTTGACAGACCTGCCATACCCACCTACAGTTGCTCAGCTATGATTGGAGAGTTGCTGTTTGGGGGAGGTGTTTTGCTAACAGTTAATTACATTTAACTGTTTAAGCAAGGAAAAGATAACatgaaaacaagcaaagcaaaaaaacaaaacaaaaaaaaaaaatatcccagAAGTCTGACTAACTTGTCTAACTAGCTTGTTTATCATTTGATAATCAGTGCTTCAGCTGCTGTTAATTCAGCTGACTTTACATCTTACCAATTTAATTCTTTGTCCTTACAGATCCTGATGCAACTAGAGGCCCAGGAAGGTCTAATGAGTCAGTGGACATTTCCTGGAGAGTGCCTTCAGGGAGATGGGACAGGAGATGTCACCCAGCAGCTAAAAGGCTACATGGAGCTTCTCCAAAATAAGGTACTGGCTGCAGATCTGCTCACAAACGAGAGAAAGTATTTTAAAGACAGAGCGAACAAACCCCAGCACTATTTTTATGCCATCTGTGGACACTGAGGGTATTGATATTCATCCACAGGGATTTTGGTTGTGATTGCTACCATATGTTAAAGGGAGACAGTTTTCTAAATGCTGCACTGCTCCATCCCTCATGGTTTTTTGTACATGTCATTAACACAGCCTTGTAATGCTCTAAAAGATCTGGAGGGATAAATGGACCCACAACCTCAAAGAAACTGTTTCAACTGTTAAAACCACAGTGCCTCTTTACTACAGTATGAAGCCCTGGGTAGCTTTTATAGACAGCCACTGCCACTGGTATCTTGTGAGGAACTCTGGTGTTTACTGCgcacttttttttgtgtgcagagACAAGTCAGACCTCCGTCGCTTTATGAGAGGTAGCTGTCTGCTGGTTCTGTGCCTGTTTTTCGAACCAATTAGTCTCAGGAACTGAAGTCGGGCATTAAATCAATAACTACACCTTCCTTTCCACTGCATCTAAAGAACTGTCTACATTAGTCGAACAGaccaataacagaaaaaaaaaagatggcttTGTCTGAGGTGGTTTTCTCTGAAATTTGCCGCAGCATTATGGTGATGTTTGAGTACATTGcatatagggctgcaactaacagttatttttattaatgattgataaatgaattattttctccattaatcgATTGTTTAgtttatgaaatgtcaaaaaatatttttttaaaaagcaatttcCCATACCTCAATGTTATAACCTATAAATGGTTGTTTTGACCAATAgacagtccagaacccaaaagatactcagtttactatcattaaacaaagaaaagcagtaaagttttatatttgagaagctggaaccaagcaaatgttttgccatttttgcttgaaaaatagttgctgatcaattaatcgataAACTGTTGCAGCTGTAGTTGCAAAGGCAACATGCAGAGGTGAAAGGAGAGActgaaaatgctaaaatgcatgTATCACCTAGCAAATAAATATCTTCCACCTGAGGTCTACTTACagccactgtttttctttgccaatgccatttttctgtatttgccaAACCAGTACGTCATCAGAATGTCCCTTTGACCCATATTGTAGACCGTATCAAAACAatgcatttaaataatatattggCTACAGAGGATGGATCGTAGTACTTTGGTGACCCCCCGCCCCCCGACATTTTGGCTTCTGTCACGATCAGGCCAATATGCTGACTTTTCACACAGGACATGTCATAATCTAAGATTGTTGTGAAATTTGCTCAACACATCAGTGTAAGGCTGCAGATAAGTTATTTGTGTTCTAGCTGTGTTTGCTGATTATATTTTCGATTAATCGAGCAAATGATTGGCctacacaaatgcaaaatgcCATCCGTTTTCTAAAACCTAAGGTGACATATTctagttatttgttttgtctgtccaacataaaaaacccaaagatcttcagtttactatcacataaaacaaagaagagacAAGACACAATTGAGAAGgtaattgaaaaataacttttaatctatgacaattaatcaattgaataatgaataatgaataattcaaTAATTTTAAAACCGTCTCTGGTCTACATCCATTCTTCTACGAGAATTTCGATTTAAATTAGCCCAAGACCTCATGTACTCCAGATACCACTAGGGCCATAACTACTCAATGTCCTTCACTGTTGAGCAGTCGATTTccaataattgattaattatttaggctagaaaatgtcaacattttcactgaaaacattcacagagtctaaaatgacatcttcagattgcttaTATTGTCTGACTGTAAGAGTTCAGAGTGAAATTAAACAGCCAACTGCATCAAATCCTAACACTTGTAAAGCTATAATCAGCTAAAGTTTGGCTTTTGTACTTGACAAATGACTTCAGTGATTAAATGCGCATAAAAATAGTCATTGATTCATTTCATCGATTTCTTCCAGTGGCAGGCAGCAGTGGACTGTTCCTCTGCTGCCGAGCGGCAGCAGCTGTGCGAGCGAGTGTTTCAGGGTGGAGAAGAGGAGCTCGGTCTGCTGGAGGCACTTAAGCTGCTGATGCTGGTAAGAGCGGTGGAGCTGCACAGCTGCATGCAGGGCAGTGGAGACGTCCCGCTCTTCTGCTGGCTGCTGTTTGCGCGAGACTCGTCCGACTGCCCGCGGTCCTTCCTCTCCAACCACCTCAGCCACGTGGGCCTCAGTGCCGGGTTGGAGCAGGTAAGAGGAACCCAGGCCTTCTTGTTATTTGTTTACTACTAAACTGCAGACTCACCTGGAAAGGTATTTAAAGATTGCACTAAGAGTTGTACTCTGTAGGTACGGTAAATTCCTGACAGGTAGGGAGCATTTACATGAACCAGTTTCTAGCCACTCagcaaaattttttttgttgactgaaCGGTTGTCCTCCTTAGTAACGAACAAAAACAACTATTAATGTTCGATGTCATGCAATTGGGCGTGTTACATTCTCATAATCTGAGACCTGAACAGTAGAACATGCCGGCGCTTGTGctgctttttggtttttgagcTGTAACCTCTCTGCATCATGAGCCCCGGGGCTGATGAGGGTTCAAGAAGGACATGctactgatttgatttaattattttcacttttctcattCAAGCTCTTACAGGCGCAGTTTTCATAAAGAAACTGCACCCATAAATATTATTTGCTCGATCATCTGAATAAATGTGCTGTTTGAGGAAGTGTGAGTTCCTCTGTAACCGTGTAATTATCTCCCTGCTTTATGCAGGTGGAGATGTTCCTGCTGGGCTATGCCTTGCAGTGCACCATTCAAGTTTACAGACTGTACAAAGCTGACACAGAGGAGTTTGTAACCTACTACCCAGACGACCATAAGGACGACTGGCCGTCAGTGTGCCTCATCACAGAGGATGATCGACACTACAATGCACCGGTTGTAGAAGCTGCAGAACTACACAAGGAGCTCAGCTCAAGCTGATTGCCACTGCAGAGAAATCTCCTGCCATACAAACAAAACGCTCCTCAGGTTGATCAACATAAATAGATAATACAccagttaaaggaatagttcaacatttagggAAAGCTGCATTAGTTTTCCTGCAAGTtagagttacatgagaagataccactctcatacaGAATATCTGTAGGTctcaaagtcttaaaaagcactgaattcaaGGCCTCATAAGGTATTTAAgttgtacatttaatttacaaaaatttgaaatattttatcttGCCTGTCGTAGGCAGTAATGTtagttgcaaaatgtttttgtatctggCTCCAGGGCGTTAGATGTCGAACAACTAAAAACTAACAGTGCAATTGTTGCGACAGTGGAGTCTGAGCGCAGGAGGGTTTTCgattgctttttttgtgaggTTTCAGTCAGCACCATCAGACCTGAAAAAAACAGTCACTACTTCCTTTCCTGGAGACTTGTC encodes:
- the LOC120790033 gene encoding uncharacterized protein LOC120790033; translated protein: MGNSCCRAESPCGSAEERSGLLKDNAKGTVPTGETIVEGTCGPDGDKDMRKTPNEANIKMGERAEAVQVKQSPENGESKANKTQENGPLKKESILKATPSPKTPEIQENSTRAQGEDMREPPNDCGPTEHLQCTLKSQQKAHTAADWEVFTETNVASEEENRHSMQDKIPDGISLTAEAVFPEKDSHTETTTKKENITVNTFDKAVTKTSGEFSQNNEVLSVPNTQLDAAACRVFSISVVSQEINKEGPSCAVTEDSDNGSSSWCKQAGPEDIRSHDVSESSGVNRIGEERDSTNSIREPETTAPPDASKSSNSSQNAKPDSQCSATSSKEVTSSENIEQDIGKEIMLKMHDKDGDVPKAKEDDVMKEEAENALTETNTQDAEIQEVTGKEEQLAGSTATDVNVEVVTVTEKEDSAEDDLGNSEEDLYRGAEELPVSQNNKPGQPSVFETTFLKVEDRCSLAPAVDILSYSEREWKGNTAKSALIRKGYKEISQRFGSLRRVRGDNYCALRATLFQVLSNSTQLPAWLQEEDITMILMQLEAQEGLMSQWTFPGECLQGDGTGDVTQQLKGYMELLQNKWQAAVDCSSAAERQQLCERVFQGGEEELGLLEALKLLMLVRAVELHSCMQGSGDVPLFCWLLFARDSSDCPRSFLSNHLSHVGLSAGLEQVEMFLLGYALQCTIQVYRLYKADTEEFVTYYPDDHKDDWPSVCLITEDDRHYNAPVVEAAELHKELSSS